The window TTTGATGGTCTTTCTGACCATTATAAGCAGTTGTAACGGCGATGATGACAAAGATAACAGCTCAAGTACAGAATCAAACCGTCTGAGCCTGACCATCATGCATGTCAATGATACCCATTCCTATGCAGAGGGGGATTCTCTTACCCTTGACATTGAAGGGACTGAAACAACTTTTGAGGCGGGCGGTTATCCACGACTGGTTCAAAAGGTGAATGAAATCCGGGCGGAATCGTCTAATACACTGCTGCTGCATGCCGGTGATGCCGTTCAGGGCACTTTGTATTTCACGGCCTATGAAGGAGAAGCCGATTACGAATTCCTCAATGAAATGGGCGTTGACGTGATGTGCGTGGGTAACCACGAATTTGACAAAGGACCTGAATATCTTGATAAATTCATTGATTATGCTGATTTTCCCATTATCTCGGCCAATATCGATGCCTCAGCAGACGACTACCTGGCCGGGGAAATCGAGCCCTATGTCATTAAGGAATATAACGGGGAAAAGGTGGGGATCATCGGATTGACTACCACAACCACCGCCGGAACCTCCAGCCCCGGAAACAATATTGTTTTCAACAATGTTGTCGATGCGGTGAATACCTACGTTGCAGAACTGGAAGGCCGGGGCATCAACAAAATCATTCTTCTGACCCATTTGGGATATGATGAAGATGTGGAACTGGCCCAGGAGGTTCAAGGTGTAGATATTATAGTCGGCGGTCATTCACACACCCTTCTGGGCGGCGAGGACCTGAAAAGTTTAGGATTTAGCCCCAGCGGTGACTACCCCACCGCGGTTGAAAACCCTGACGGAGGGAAAACCTATGTTGTGCAGGCTTATGCACACACTCTGGTTTTAGGAAAGCTGAACGTGGAATTTGATGCGGATGGTGTTGTCACCGGCATTGAGGGCACACCGATTCTCCTGCTGGGTGAAAATAATATAACCCAGGAAGATGAAAATGGTGATGATGTTGAAGTCACCGGAGAATCCCTTGCCACGGTTCAAACAGTCATCGCCCAAAGCAGTTGCGCACAACTTGTTGCTGAAGATGCCGGCGCAGCCACAGCCCTTGAGCCTTACAGTGCCGGTATTGCAGCAAAAGAGGAAGAGGTGGTTGCTTCAGCCTCCTCCAATCTCTACCACACCCGGGTTCCCTTCACCGACAAATATGCCGAGGGCGTACCTTTGCCCTATGGCAGCTACATTGCGCCCGTTGTGGCAGAAGGCATGCTCTGGAAAGCCAATGGGGTGGGACAGGCCTGTGATTTCGCTCTGATTAATGCCGGCGGTCCCAGGAAAACCATTCCCAAAGGGGACATTACCATTGCCGATGTGTATGAACTGCTGCCCTTTGGGAACACCCTGTTTGCCCTGGAATTAACCGGAGCCCAGTGGAAAGCGGCACTGCAGCTGGGCGTAACCGAGGGGGCTGACGGTTCCGATACCGGCGGTTATCCCTATGTGGCCGGCTGCCGTTACATTGTGGATGCCCTGACAGATCCGGACAATCCCACGGTCACGGCTGTTCAAACCCAGGATGACGACGGCAGCTGGGTTGATATTGATGACGACGAAACATACAGAATCATAACCATCAACTATCTTGCCAATGGCGGTGATTTCTATGATGTGCTGAAAAATTCCAGCGGATATCGCTACGACACCGGATTTATAGATGCAGAAGTTTTCCAGGAATACGCAGAACACGTTGGTACTCTGGACAGACCCGATTCCACCAATGTGATTTATACCACCGGGGCTGTGGTGTTAAAGATGATTGAAACCACGGACATTCACGGTTCGCTGCTGCCCTATGATTTCATTGAGGCCGAGGCCATCCTTCACTCATTGACCCAGGTCAACACCTATGTGACGGCAGAAAGGGAGAAAGCGTCACAAAGCACCCAGAGCAGCGTTATCCTCCTTGACTGCGGTGATATTCTCCAGGGTCAGCCCATTGTCAACTACTATAACTATGAAAGAGAGACCCTGGACAACCATATTGTCCCGGACGCCATGAATTACATGGGATATGACGCAGGTACCGTGGGCAACCACGATATTGAGCCGGGCAAAAGCGTTTATGATGCCGTCAACTCCCAGTTCAATTTCCCCTGGCTCGCTGCCAACTGTGTGGATACCACCACCAATGATCCCTATTTCGAGCCCTATACCATTATAGAGAAAAATGGTATCAGGATTGCCGTCCTTGGATTGATTACACCCCAAGTGCCCTCCTGGCTGCCTGAATCGGTCCGGGAGAATATGGCGTTTGACGACATGATCGAATCGGCACAGGCCTGGGTTCCCTATATCCAGGAGAATGAGGACCCGGATCTGATTGTGGGGCTTTTCCACTCCGGAACCGACTATACCTACAGCGGCACTGAAACCTCGGAAAAAAATGAAAACGCATCGGAACTGGTTGCCAGACAGGTTCCCGGATTTGATATCGTCTTCACGGGCCATGACCACGCAAACCATGCCTATACCGTGGAAAATACCCAAGGCAAAACCGTCTGGATACTGGGGGCCACCAGTGCAGCCAATTATCTGGCCGATGCAACGGTGGTTCTGACCCCCGATGGTGAGGGATCTTACACCGTGGAGGTGGACGGACTCTATAAGGATGCAACGGTGTACGATGTTGACCAGGACATGTACAGCTATTTCAGCTATGCCGAAGATGCCACCAATGAGTATGTGGATGAAGCCATTGGTACGTTCACCGCATCAACCACATCACGGGATGCCATGTTCGGGGATTCCAGCTTCAATGACCTGATCCATGCGCTGCAGTTCACGGTTGCCCGGGACGTCATTGGCCAGTCCGTTGAGGTCTCCTTTGCCGCACCGCTCCAGTTTGACAAGACCATTGATGCCGGTACGGTTTATGTGCGTGATATGTACAAATTGTACAAGTATGAAAACACCTTGTATGTCATGCAGCTGACCGGTGCTGAAATAGACGCCGAACTTGAGTATTCCTATGCAAACTGGACCAACCAGATGACCAGTGCCGATGACCACCTGATCAACTTCACCTCCATTGATGAAAAGACCGGTGAATATGAACAGGCCACCCGGTACTACAACTACGATTCTGCCGCCGGTATTGTATACACGGTGAATGTCAGCCAGCCTGCATATGACAGGGTCTCCATACTGGGTCTGGATGCCGACCTGGACGGTGTGGTTGACGAAGGTTCCGCATGGGACGACACGGCCACCTACAACTGTGCTGTCAACTCCTATCGGGCCGGCGGCGGTGGCGGCCATTTGACCACCGGTGCCGGCATTGATGAAGATGCACTCTCAGACCGCCAGGTTGGGGTGACGGCCCGGGATCTGCGTTACTATCTCATCGAAGATATAAAGGCCCAGGGAACCGTAACTCCTATGTCCATCGGAAACTGGGAATTCATACCGGCAGACTGGGCCGCAGCCGGTGCTGAACGCGATTACGACGTCCTTTATGGCAACAGTGACGGTGATCATTAATAAATTCTTACCCGGTCACCTCTCCCTCCTTTTTTGACCGGGTACCATTTTAGTTCTTCCTGCCAATCATGCTCCAACACCACAGGCAGGAAGAACTTTATAT is drawn from uncultured Desulfobacter sp. and contains these coding sequences:
- a CDS encoding 5'-nucleotidase C-terminal domain-containing protein encodes the protein MKPLQKQLWCLLLMVFLTIISSCNGDDDKDNSSSTESNRLSLTIMHVNDTHSYAEGDSLTLDIEGTETTFEAGGYPRLVQKVNEIRAESSNTLLLHAGDAVQGTLYFTAYEGEADYEFLNEMGVDVMCVGNHEFDKGPEYLDKFIDYADFPIISANIDASADDYLAGEIEPYVIKEYNGEKVGIIGLTTTTTAGTSSPGNNIVFNNVVDAVNTYVAELEGRGINKIILLTHLGYDEDVELAQEVQGVDIIVGGHSHTLLGGEDLKSLGFSPSGDYPTAVENPDGGKTYVVQAYAHTLVLGKLNVEFDADGVVTGIEGTPILLLGENNITQEDENGDDVEVTGESLATVQTVIAQSSCAQLVAEDAGAATALEPYSAGIAAKEEEVVASASSNLYHTRVPFTDKYAEGVPLPYGSYIAPVVAEGMLWKANGVGQACDFALINAGGPRKTIPKGDITIADVYELLPFGNTLFALELTGAQWKAALQLGVTEGADGSDTGGYPYVAGCRYIVDALTDPDNPTVTAVQTQDDDGSWVDIDDDETYRIITINYLANGGDFYDVLKNSSGYRYDTGFIDAEVFQEYAEHVGTLDRPDSTNVIYTTGAVVLKMIETTDIHGSLLPYDFIEAEAILHSLTQVNTYVTAEREKASQSTQSSVILLDCGDILQGQPIVNYYNYERETLDNHIVPDAMNYMGYDAGTVGNHDIEPGKSVYDAVNSQFNFPWLAANCVDTTTNDPYFEPYTIIEKNGIRIAVLGLITPQVPSWLPESVRENMAFDDMIESAQAWVPYIQENEDPDLIVGLFHSGTDYTYSGTETSEKNENASELVARQVPGFDIVFTGHDHANHAYTVENTQGKTVWILGATSAANYLADATVVLTPDGEGSYTVEVDGLYKDATVYDVDQDMYSYFSYAEDATNEYVDEAIGTFTASTTSRDAMFGDSSFNDLIHALQFTVARDVIGQSVEVSFAAPLQFDKTIDAGTVYVRDMYKLYKYENTLYVMQLTGAEIDAELEYSYANWTNQMTSADDHLINFTSIDEKTGEYEQATRYYNYDSAAGIVYTVNVSQPAYDRVSILGLDADLDGVVDEGSAWDDTATYNCAVNSYRAGGGGGHLTTGAGIDEDALSDRQVGVTARDLRYYLIEDIKAQGTVTPMSIGNWEFIPADWAAAGAERDYDVLYGNSDGDH